Part of the Candidatus Lernaella stagnicola genome is shown below.
GTGCAGCGCCATGAAGGGTCGGCCGAAGCAGGCCGAGAAGGTAGCCACGGGTTCGGTGACGCCGCGTTCGGTGCCGGCGAGTTTGGCGGTGTAGCCCGAGATGAAGTGGTACATGGCTTGGTCGGCGGTCATTTTGGAGATTGGCGGCAATACCCCGAAGGCGTCGGCGGTGAGCATGATGACGTTTTGCGGGTGACCGGCGCGGCCGCTGTGCACGGCGTTTTCGATTTGACCGATGGCGTATCCGGCCCGCGTGTTGACGGTTAGCGAGTCGTCGTCGAGCCGGAGCCGGCGGGTGAACGGGTCGGTCACGACGTTTTCAAGCACGGTGCCGAATTGGTGCACGCATTGCCAGATCACCGGTTCGGCCTCCTGCGACAGGTTGATCACCTTGGCGTAGCAGCCGCCTTCGAAATTGAAGATGCCTTCCTCGCTCCAGCCGTGTTCGTCGTCGCCGACCAGTGAGCGATCCGGATCGGAGCTGAGGGTCGTTTTCCCGGTGCCCGATAGGCCGAAAAACAGCGCGACGTCGCCGTCGTGGCCGACGTTGGCCGAGCAATGCATGCCCAGCACCTTGCGTTGCGGCAGCAGGAAGTTCATCAGCGTGAAAACGGATTTCTTGACCTCGCCCGCGTAGGACGTGCCGCCGATGATGATTTTATTCTCCGTGAAATTCGACACGGAGAACGCTTCGCTGCGCGTGCCGTCGACTTCGGGATCGGCTTGGAAGCCCGGCGCTTGGATGACCGTATAGTCGGGCGTGAAGTGGGCGAGCCGGCGCTTGTTGGTTTCCGGCAGGAAAAGGCTGCGGGCGAACACGCTCGTCCAAGCGTGTTCGGTGATGATCCGCAGTGCGAGACGATAGGCCGGGTCGGTGCCGACGTAGACATCCTGCACGAAGACCTCTCGGCCTTGGAAATAGGCGCGCAGCCGCGCTTCCAGGATCCGGAATTTGTCGATGTCGAAGGGTTTGTTGTCGTCGCTCCACCAGATTTTTTTCGCGGTCGTTTTGTCGCGTACGATGTACTTGTCGTGCGGCGAACGGCCGGTGTATTTGCCTGTTTCGACCACGAGTTGGCCTTGTGCGCCGATACGCCCTTCATTTCGGCGGATGAAATGCTCGTACAGTTCCGCGGTGGGAAGGTTCCGATGAATGGGGCCGAGGTTGCGCAGGGCGCCCGTGTCGATATTTTTTACCAAGGGTTACTCCTATATGTAGGTGGTACTTCGAACTATCCAGCAGCTTAACGGTGAGGCGTGGATCGCGGTGTGTCAAATTTCCGCTGCGCAATATGATAAAGTGCGGATGGAAAGAAGACGCTCAAGGAGTCGGCACAACTCGATGAAAAAGGTCGGATACTCACTACTTACGCTGTTGTTGGTCCTCGGATTATCCGAGCTTTTCCTGCGCGTGGCCGATCGTGCCTGGGGCGTCGCCGAACGCGTAAAAGTGACCGATTGGCCGCCCGTGGGCGATCGCGCCGGCCCCTACGAACCCCTGTCGCAGGCGCCCGATCCCTGCGATGACCCCCTGCATATTCGCCCACCGGAGCTGACGCTGCGGCAAATCGGTGACAACCCCGAGGATCCGCGTTGCTTTCTGCCACGCGGCCACGCGTCCGGTGCACGGCGCAAGGTTTTCATCGTGGGTGGGTCGGCCGCTTGGGGAGACGGCGTCGAGTATGCCGACACTTTCGCGGCGCGCTTGGGCTCGCAATTGGGCGATACATGGAGCGTGACAAACGCGGCGCGCAACGGCGCGGATTCCCGGTCCGTGATGCAGGCCGTCAAGCACATCGTAGATTGCCAGGCCCCGACGGCGTTGATCATCCTTTCCGGCAACAATGAGTGGCTCACTTGGCGTCACGAGGCCGCGCCGCCCCTGCGTTATCGCATCCACCACGCGCTGGCGCGCAGCTTCGCGTATCGGTATCTCATCGCCGGGTCCCGCCGCGTGCGGCGGCTTCGTCGTCACACCGAGGCGGACTCAGGTCGCGGGCGTTTCGATCCGACGCGCGGATGCGAGTCAGCGGAGCGAATGGAACGCGTCGCTGATTTCGACACTGAGGCCTGGCTGAAGCAGCGCCGCAATTACTTGACAGCCTTCGCGTTTCATCTGGCGCAAATCACCGAATACGCCGCGGCGAAAGGCGTGCGGGTGATCTTGTGCACCGTGCCGTATCGGCGGCGTTTGTGTCCCGCGTACTTTTTGCCTCAGCCCGACGATGACCGCGATGGCGCTGCTTCGACCTATTTTACGGGCGAGGAGCACCGGCTCGCGGGCCGGCCGCACGAAGCGGCGATGGCTTACCGGCGGGCGCGGGAGGGCATGGTCGGCAATCTGGGCGCGGTGTTGTCGATCAACGCGGTCATTCGGGAAATCGCCCGTGGTGGCGACACGGCCTTGGTGGATTTGGATGCGGCGTTTGTGCGCGCGGGCGGTGAGGAGATCGACGCGGACCGCCTGTTCCACGACTTCTGCCACCCCAACCGGGAAGGGCACGAACTTATCGCCGCCGAACTCTATTCGCTGTTCGGCAAATACAATCCGTAAAAAGCCGTCGCCGCGATCTTCTCCGCACCGGGCGGCACGGGGACTCCCGCGGGTACGAGCAGCAAATCGCCTTTGACGGCCGGCTCGCCGCCCTGCCATTCCGGCCCATGATAAATGATGCGGCGGTCCATGAGCGCCAGTTCGAATTGCAGCGCGTCGTTGCGCGGTTCTTCCATCGACACTAGGTGTACGGTCGAGCGGGTGGCCGGCGGATAGCGCCGGGCGGCTTCCGCGACGATCGCCGACGCGGCCCGGTGGGCGGGCGGATGGCGGTACGGAGCCGTCGCCCAAGGGTAGGGTGGCGCTTCCAGGCCTGGGCTGAGGCGCAATGCGTCCACCAGGCGGGCCGGGGAATAGGGCGTGACCGTGTGGTAGGCGAACTGGAGAAAAGCCACGGCGACCAGTCCGGCGATTAACGGTCGCGCGCGTCGCAACTGCGCCAGCCCCATCGCGGTCAGGACCGCCGCTGCGGGCAGCAGGGGAAAGAGGTTGAGGTCTTTGCGCTTGGGCACGAGCGTCAAGACGACCAGCGGCACGACGACACCCAGAAGCAGGAACCAGCGCCCTTCCGATTTGTTTCTGAACGCCAGGACCGTGCCGACGATCAACGCCAGCGCCAGCAACGGTCGCAGCACGTAGCCGCCCAGCAAAACCAGTTGGGTGATCACGTAATGAGGGTGCCGCCACAGCGAAACGTCGGCGAAGCGCGCTGATTCCTTGAAATAGTAGTTCTCGAAAAGCGCGCCGCTGACGATCTGCAGCAGCGTCACCCCGGCCACGAAAGCGAACACCGCCGCGACGACAACTCGTCCCCCGCGACCGCTGCGCCGGTATGCGGCCACGAGCGCCGCGCAGGTCGGCCCGGCCAACGCCAGGGCGATCAGCACCGTGTTGCTCGGCACGAACATGCCGTAAGCCGCCACGACGATCAGCGCTCCGGCCAGCGCCCAGCCCCATATCCAACCGCGCGCG
Proteins encoded:
- the pckA gene encoding phosphoenolpyruvate carboxykinase (ATP); amino-acid sequence: MVKNIDTGALRNLGPIHRNLPTAELYEHFIRRNEGRIGAQGQLVVETGKYTGRSPHDKYIVRDKTTAKKIWWSDDNKPFDIDKFRILEARLRAYFQGREVFVQDVYVGTDPAYRLALRIITEHAWTSVFARSLFLPETNKRRLAHFTPDYTVIQAPGFQADPEVDGTRSEAFSVSNFTENKIIIGGTSYAGEVKKSVFTLMNFLLPQRKVLGMHCSANVGHDGDVALFFGLSGTGKTTLSSDPDRSLVGDDEHGWSEEGIFNFEGGCYAKVINLSQEAEPVIWQCVHQFGTVLENVVTDPFTRRLRLDDDSLTVNTRAGYAIGQIENAVHSGRAGHPQNVIMLTADAFGVLPPISKMTADQAMYHFISGYTAKLAGTERGVTEPVATFSACFGRPFMALHPTTYSRLLGRRIAKHKVDCWLINTGWTGGPFGTGHRIPIQHTRAMIHAALE
- a CDS encoding SGNH/GDSL hydrolase family protein; translated protein: MKKVGYSLLTLLLVLGLSELFLRVADRAWGVAERVKVTDWPPVGDRAGPYEPLSQAPDPCDDPLHIRPPELTLRQIGDNPEDPRCFLPRGHASGARRKVFIVGGSAAWGDGVEYADTFAARLGSQLGDTWSVTNAARNGADSRSVMQAVKHIVDCQAPTALIILSGNNEWLTWRHEAAPPLRYRIHHALARSFAYRYLIAGSRRVRRLRRHTEADSGRGRFDPTRGCESAERMERVADFDTEAWLKQRRNYLTAFAFHLAQITEYAAAKGVRVILCTVPYRRRLCPAYFLPQPDDDRDGAASTYFTGEEHRLAGRPHEAAMAYRRAREGMVGNLGAVLSINAVIREIARGGDTALVDLDAAFVRAGGEEIDADRLFHDFCHPNREGHELIAAELYSLFGKYNP